Proteins found in one Pantoea cypripedii genomic segment:
- a CDS encoding glucose/quinate/shikimate family membrane-bound PQQ-dependent dehydrogenase encodes MSRASRILNLLTLIFSVVCAAWLLIGGVWLLSLGGSAYYLISGLAMAAFSWLLLKRKRSALYLYAAILFLTAIWAWHEAGSDYWTLVPRLDIWVLLGIWLILPFSYRQFSTSNKKPLGAMLVALLVNVALLAGSAMHDPQEINGELPLTDKAPAASTVPAEDWTAYGRTQEGVRYSPLQQINEHNVKDLQVAWQFETGDHKTANDPGEITNEVTPLKVGNMLYLCTPHQILIALDAASGKEKWRFDPKLKSDPTFQHITCRGVSYHEMPIAAESNASQPASCARRIFLPVDDGRLFALDAQTGERCQTFANNGELNLQHQQPNAYPGGYEPTSPPIVTNNMVIVAGSVTDNLSTREPSGVIRGFDINSGKLVWAFDPGAKDPNALPADGETFTANSPNSWAPAAYDAKRDIIYLPMGVSTPDIWGGNRTADQERFASGLLALHASTGKLAWFYQTVHHDLWDMDLPSQPTLADITDKDGNAVPVVYVPAKTGNIFVLNRETGKPVVPAPETPVPQGPAKGDHLNPTQPFSELTFRPQQKLQGKDMWGATMFDQLVCRVMFHRLRYEGPFTPPSEQGTLVFPGDFGMFEWGGIAVDTDRQIAIANPMAMPFISKLIPRGPGNPIEPGADGAAGSGSESGVQHMYGVPYGVELNPFLSPFGLPCLQPSWGFVSAINLQNHQIVWKKRIGTVRDSAPVPLPFKMGVPMLGGPVTTAGNVFFVAGTLDNYLRAYSVRDGQLLWQARLPAGGQATPMTYAVDGKQYVVIMAGGHGSFGTKLGDYVIAYKLP; translated from the coding sequence ATGTCACGGGCATCCCGAATTCTAAATTTGTTAACACTCATCTTTTCAGTGGTTTGTGCTGCATGGCTGCTGATTGGTGGTGTCTGGTTACTGTCGCTGGGCGGCAGTGCTTATTACCTGATTAGCGGTCTGGCAATGGCGGCGTTTAGCTGGCTGTTGCTGAAAAGAAAGCGCAGCGCGCTCTATCTTTACGCCGCGATTCTGTTTCTTACTGCTATCTGGGCCTGGCATGAAGCCGGGAGCGATTACTGGACGCTGGTTCCGCGTCTGGATATTTGGGTGTTGCTAGGTATCTGGCTCATCCTGCCTTTCAGCTATCGTCAATTCTCCACCAGCAACAAAAAACCGTTGGGTGCGATGCTGGTTGCTCTGCTGGTTAACGTAGCGTTGCTGGCGGGTTCAGCGATGCACGATCCGCAGGAAATCAACGGCGAACTGCCGCTGACCGATAAAGCGCCTGCCGCTTCAACGGTTCCGGCGGAAGACTGGACGGCGTATGGTCGTACTCAGGAAGGGGTTCGCTACTCACCGCTGCAACAAATCAATGAGCACAACGTTAAAGATTTGCAGGTTGCCTGGCAGTTTGAGACTGGCGATCACAAAACTGCAAATGACCCTGGTGAGATCACTAACGAAGTAACGCCACTGAAAGTCGGCAACATGCTGTATCTCTGCACGCCGCACCAAATCCTGATTGCTCTGGATGCGGCCAGCGGTAAAGAGAAATGGCGCTTCGATCCCAAACTGAAATCGGACCCGACGTTCCAGCATATTACCTGCCGTGGCGTCTCTTACCATGAAATGCCGATTGCAGCTGAAAGCAACGCCAGCCAGCCTGCCAGCTGTGCACGCCGTATTTTCCTGCCGGTGGATGATGGTCGCCTGTTTGCGCTCGATGCGCAGACTGGTGAGCGTTGCCAGACTTTCGCCAACAATGGCGAACTGAATCTGCAACATCAGCAGCCGAATGCCTATCCGGGTGGCTATGAGCCGACATCTCCGCCGATCGTGACCAATAATATGGTTATCGTGGCAGGTTCAGTAACGGATAACCTGTCTACCCGCGAGCCTTCAGGTGTAATCCGTGGTTTTGATATCAACAGCGGCAAACTGGTTTGGGCGTTCGATCCCGGCGCGAAAGATCCGAATGCGCTGCCTGCGGATGGCGAGACGTTTACCGCCAACTCACCGAACTCCTGGGCACCGGCAGCTTACGATGCCAAACGCGACATCATCTATCTGCCGATGGGGGTATCGACGCCGGATATCTGGGGTGGCAATCGCACCGCCGATCAGGAACGTTTCGCCAGTGGCCTGTTAGCGCTGCATGCCTCCACCGGTAAACTGGCCTGGTTCTATCAGACCGTACACCACGATCTGTGGGATATGGATCTGCCGTCACAGCCGACCCTGGCGGATATCACCGACAAAGACGGTAACGCGGTTCCGGTGGTGTATGTCCCGGCTAAAACCGGCAACATTTTTGTTCTGAACCGTGAAACCGGTAAGCCAGTGGTCCCGGCGCCGGAAACCCCGGTTCCGCAAGGCCCGGCAAAAGGTGATCACCTCAATCCAACCCAGCCATTCTCTGAGCTGACATTCCGTCCGCAGCAGAAGTTGCAGGGCAAGGATATGTGGGGTGCCACCATGTTTGATCAGCTGGTGTGCCGCGTGATGTTCCATCGTCTGCGCTATGAAGGACCGTTCACACCGCCTTCTGAGCAGGGCACGCTGGTATTCCCGGGTGACTTCGGCATGTTCGAATGGGGCGGCATTGCGGTGGATACCGATCGTCAGATCGCTATTGCCAACCCGATGGCGATGCCATTTATCTCTAAACTGATTCCGCGTGGTCCGGGCAACCCGATTGAGCCGGGTGCCGATGGCGCTGCGGGTTCCGGTTCTGAATCTGGCGTGCAGCATATGTACGGCGTGCCTTATGGTGTGGAACTGAATCCGTTCCTGTCGCCGTTTGGTCTGCCATGTCTGCAACCTTCGTGGGGCTTTGTTTCCGCGATCAATCTGCAGAATCATCAGATCGTCTGGAAAAAACGCATTGGTACGGTGCGTGACAGCGCTCCGGTGCCGTTACCGTTCAAAATGGGTGTGCCGATGTTAGGCGGCCCGGTTACCACTGCCGGTAACGTGTTCTTCGTGGCGGGTACGCTGGATAATTATCTGCGCGCCTATAGCGTCCGCGATGGTCAGTTGCTGTGGCAGGCACGTCTGCCAGCGGGTGGTCAGGCAACACCGATGACCTATGCGGTCGATGGCAAGCAATATGTGGTGATCATGGCGGGTGGACACGGTTCGTTCGGCACTAAACTGGGTGATTACGTCATCGCCTATAAACTGCCGTAA
- a CDS encoding metallophosphoesterase, with translation MFHLIFSLPGWYVIARFIAPLALPLGVKLLFSAVVLLATQYLFFSRFTSGSIMSPEMPRPVIILFNWAFCAVLFLAMLQVVIDAVGLIALLAGHPLVIAPEVRYLAGGFAMLLAAVGVHQAIRVPPVKDVVFSIKNLPAEFEGYQLLQLTDLHISKLFNGKWTAKMVEKAMALEVDLIVVTGDVIDGTLNNRRDDVAPLQGLNAPDGVFAITGNHEYFFEQARWTEHLASLGLKPLLNSHTVVTRDDASLVIVGVTDASAPNRGAPGPDLTRALSGAPINAPVVLLDHQPRNARQNAAQGADVQLSGHTHGGLIAGFDRLFAKPNGGFVSGLYAVEGMQLYVNNGTALWPGMAVRLGRPSELTRITLKRAN, from the coding sequence ATGTTTCACCTGATTTTCAGCCTGCCTGGCTGGTATGTCATCGCACGTTTTATCGCTCCCCTGGCGTTGCCGCTGGGTGTGAAGCTCCTTTTCTCCGCCGTGGTGTTGCTTGCCACGCAGTATCTGTTCTTCAGTCGTTTTACCTCCGGCAGCATCATGTCGCCGGAAATGCCGCGTCCGGTGATTATTCTGTTCAACTGGGCGTTCTGCGCGGTGCTGTTTCTCGCCATGCTTCAGGTCGTCATCGACGCAGTAGGGCTGATTGCGCTGCTGGCAGGGCATCCGCTGGTGATTGCGCCGGAAGTACGCTATCTGGCGGGCGGGTTCGCCATGCTGCTGGCGGCGGTGGGGGTGCATCAGGCGATACGTGTCCCCCCGGTGAAAGACGTGGTCTTCAGCATTAAAAACCTGCCTGCTGAATTTGAGGGGTATCAGCTGTTGCAGCTGACGGATCTGCATATCAGCAAACTGTTCAATGGAAAATGGACAGCGAAAATGGTGGAGAAGGCGATGGCGCTGGAGGTGGATCTGATTGTTGTCACCGGCGATGTGATTGATGGCACGCTGAACAATCGCCGTGATGACGTTGCGCCATTGCAGGGACTGAACGCGCCCGATGGGGTGTTTGCCATCACCGGTAACCACGAATATTTTTTTGAGCAGGCGCGCTGGACGGAACATCTCGCCTCGCTGGGGCTGAAGCCCTTGCTTAACAGCCATACGGTGGTGACCCGCGATGATGCCAGCCTGGTGATTGTCGGGGTGACGGATGCATCGGCACCCAACAGAGGCGCACCGGGGCCGGATTTGACTCGTGCATTGTCGGGCGCACCCATCAATGCGCCAGTGGTGTTGCTGGATCATCAACCGCGCAATGCCCGCCAGAATGCGGCGCAAGGGGCGGATGTACAGCTATCCGGCCATACCCACGGTGGCTTAATTGCCGGGTTCGATCGCCTGTTCGCCAAACCCAATGGTGGGTTTGTTTCCGGGCTTTATGCCGTCGAGGGTATGCAGCTTTATGTGAATAACGGGACCGCGCTGTGGCCGGGCATGGCCGTGCGCTTAGGCCGTCCTTCTGAACTGACGCGCATTACGCTCAAACGGGCAAATTAA
- a CDS encoding MetQ/NlpA family ABC transporter substrate-binding protein, translating into MNKKLVSVLLAASVTLLSACNKDSNNSVKVAINTGPDQALWDTVKQVAHDKYHLDVDVVAFNDYVQPNEALFNKDVDANAFQSLPYLEMQSKERGYHFAVITNTFVFPIAGYSRKIKSLKDLPDGATITISNEATTLGRSLLLLQAQGLISVKPEAGLLPTTLDITANPKNLKFVEVDTPQLARTLDDPQVYVSIINNNFAALANLSASRDGMFMEGKASPYVNAIVAREDNKDSPNIQKLKEAFQSPEVLNKANEIYKGDIIKGW; encoded by the coding sequence ATGAATAAGAAATTAGTCTCCGTGCTGCTGGCTGCTTCAGTGACGCTGCTCAGTGCCTGCAATAAAGACAGCAACAACAGTGTTAAAGTGGCGATCAACACCGGACCAGATCAGGCGCTGTGGGACACCGTGAAGCAGGTTGCTCACGATAAATATCATCTGGATGTCGATGTGGTGGCCTTTAACGACTATGTCCAGCCTAACGAAGCGCTGTTCAACAAAGACGTCGATGCCAACGCCTTCCAGAGCCTGCCCTATCTGGAGATGCAGTCAAAAGAACGTGGTTATCATTTTGCCGTGATCACCAATACCTTTGTTTTCCCCATCGCAGGCTATTCACGCAAAATCAAATCATTAAAAGATCTGCCTGATGGCGCAACCATCACCATTTCCAACGAAGCCACCACCCTCGGACGCAGCCTGCTGTTGTTACAGGCGCAGGGGCTGATTAGCGTGAAACCGGAAGCGGGCCTGTTGCCAACCACGCTGGACATCACCGCTAACCCGAAAAACCTGAAGTTTGTTGAGGTGGATACCCCGCAGCTGGCGCGTACTCTCGACGATCCGCAGGTTTACGTCTCCATCATTAATAACAACTTCGCGGCACTGGCGAATCTGTCCGCTTCGCGCGATGGCATGTTTATGGAAGGCAAGGCGTCACCTTATGTGAACGCGATTGTGGCGCGTGAAGACAATAAAGACAGTCCGAATATTCAGAAGCTGAAAGAAGCATTCCAGTCCCCGGAAGTTCTCAATAAAGCCAATGAAATCTATAAAGGCGATATTATTAAAGGCTGGTAA